A window of Primulina huaijiensis isolate GDHJ02 chromosome 9, ASM1229523v2, whole genome shotgun sequence contains these coding sequences:
- the LOC140985081 gene encoding uncharacterized protein isoform X2, protein MAASFAPVLFLWYLLVNSATARTNITTDQSALLALKTRITSDRYGILKNWTVSSSVCNWIGVTCGASHRRITALNVSSMGLTGTIPPELGNLSFLVSLDMRNNYFSGILPSDLASLRRLRFIRLSYNNFTGGVPFLFGLLPQLRYLSLRNNSFTGLRLFLRSLSNETKLETLDMGFNSIQGELPESISYLRELKALSIEGIIPEGIGNLHNLKWLNLANNQLTGSIPFSIFNISTLELISFTQNNLSGVLPNDMCLQLPSLQGVYLSFNEIHGQIPSTISACSQLQTLSLSNNNFIGTIPPEIVNLEMLDVLYLGFNKFTGPIPSEIGKLRNLQFFAVENNLLSGSIPSSLFNITSLLRLSLAQNKLEGILIEEFGNLTTLMELYLGHNHFTGVIPQRFSELKELAALDLGTNGLSGFVPPDIFNISTLILISLTGNYLSGKLPSNIGNLLPNLEELYLGANNFDGVFPNSISNCSELTTIDLSENKFTGPIPDSLGNLRSLQLLNLETNNFTSESMSPELSFLNSLTNCRQLTELAISYNPLNAILPSSVGNLSSSLHTVYASDCKITGYIPNEIGNLSGLASLYLYGNELSGFIPETLDGLWDLQRLSLGSNRIRGYIPSGLCKLKNLGALYLSQNLLIGSIPECLGNVSSLRDIDLSFNNLTSDIPASIWNLQNLLTLDISSNSFTGSLSPLIGNLKVATSVNVSMNQLSDDIPATLGDLQSLIDLSLAHNRFRGSIPESIGNMLSLVSLDISYNNISGAIPKSLEALKHLVYFNVSFNQLSGEIPTDGPFHNFTSESFMSNVGLCGPPMSSCRESKHKSKVKQVLRVVFILLGIAVLVSAVTFTLILIKNRRKPRPPTVSDISSVERPPKISYHDLLQATNGYSDENFLGKGSFGSVYKGVMRDGTILAIKVFNMELEGVLKTFDVECEVLRNLRHRNLTKVISSCSNQDFRALVLEYMPNGSLEKWLHSDGYFLNIIQRLSIMIDVASALEYLHHGYSTPVVHCDLKPSNVLIDENMVAHVSDFGIAKFLGEDGSITHTRTMATLGYMAPEYGLEGMVSTRCDVYSYGVMLLETFTRKRPSDEKFDGDLNLKKWVKNSQSNALSHVIDVDLTRPKEENFNKKLRCLNSVLELALNCMAESPGERMNMKDVLAELKKIKLQLMSD, encoded by the exons ATGGCGGCAAGTTTTGCTCCCGTCTTATTCCTGTGGTACTTACTGGTTAACTCGGCCACTGCACGAACCAACATCACTACTGATCAATCAGCTCTCCTTGCCTTAAAAACTCGCATCACCTCAGACCGTTATGGCATCCTGAAGAACTGGACCGTTTCATCTTCAGTTTGTAACTGGATTGGAGTCACTTGTGGTGCTAGCCATCGAAGAATAACTGCACTTAATGTTTCAAGTATGGGTCTTACCGGAACCATCCCTCCCGAACTCGGAAACCTCTCATTTCTTGTTTCCTTAGACATGAGAAACAACTATTTCAGTGGGATTCTGCCGAGTGATTTGGCTAGTCTTCGAAGATTGAGATTCATCCGACTGAGTTACAACAATTTCACCGGGGGAGTTCCATTTTTGTTCGGTTTATTGCCTCAACTTCGATACCTGTCTCTCAGAAACAACAGCTTTACTGGTTTGAGATTATTCCTTCGCTCACTTTCTAATGAAACGAAGCTCGAGACACTGGACATGGGATTTAATTCTATTCAAGGTGAACTCCCTGAATCAATAAGCTATCTTCGTGAACTCAAGGCTTTGAGCATAGAAG GAATCATACCAGAAGGCATAGGGAATCTGCATAATCTGAAATGGTTGAATCTGGCGAATAACCAACTTACGGGTTCTATACCATTCAGCATCTTTAATATCTCAACACTAGAACTTATATCTTTCACACAAAATAACTTATCTGGTGTTCTTCCAAATGATATGTGCCTTCAACTTCCATCACTTCAAGGGGTTTATCTATCTTTCAATGAGATTCATGGCCAAATTCCATCCACTATTTCTGCATGTTCTCAGCTTCAAACCCTGTCATTGTCAAATAATAACTTTATTGGAACCATACCACCCGAAATCGTGAATTTAGAGATGTTGGATGTATTGTATCTTGGCTTCAACAAGTTCACAG GCCCAATTCCATCTGAGATAGGTAAACTTCGTAATCTCCAGTTCTTTGCCGTGGAAAACAACCTTCTTAGTGGCTCTATTCCATCCAGCCTCTTCAACATCACTTCGTTACTGCGTTTGTCATTGGCTCAAAATAAACTCGAGGGAATCTTAATAGAAGAATTTGGGAATCTCACCACGCTTATGGAACTTTATCTTGGCCATAACCACTTCACCG GTGTGATACCTCAAAGGTTTAGTGAACTCAAGGAATTAGCGGCACTGGACTTGGGAACTAATGGATTAAGCGGTTTCGTGCCGCCAGATATATTCAACATTTCCACGTTGATATTGATTTCACTGACTGGAAATTACCTTTCAGGAAAACTTCCATCAAATATTGGTAATCTTCTTCCAAATCTTGAAGAACTTTACCTTGGTGCGAACAACTTTGATGGAGTTTTCCCGAATTCTATCTCAAACTGTTCTGAGCTGACAACTATAGACCTTTCTGAGAATAAATTCACCGGTCCAATCCCAGATTCTCTCGGGAATCTAAGATCCCTACAACTCCTAAACTTGGAGACGAACAACTTTACAAGTGAATCTATGTCTCCTGAATTGAGCTTTCTCAACTCCTTGACGAATTGCAGGCAGTTAACCGAATTGGCTATCAGTTACAATCCACTAAATGCCATTCTTCCTTCATCTGTGGGGAATCTATCTTCTTCCCTGCACACTGTTTATGCTTCTGATTGCAAAATTACGGGCTACATTCCGAACGAAATTGGTAACTTGAGTGGATTGGCATCATTGTATCTTTATGGAAATGAGTTGAGTGGATTTATTCCAGAAACACTAGATGGTTTATGGGACCTTCAGCGATTATCTCTTGGTAGCAATCGAATAAGAGGATACATTCCAAGTGGCTTATGCAAATTAAAGAACCTGGGAGCATTGTACTTGAGCCAAAATTTACTTATAGGCTCAATTCCAGAATGCTTGGGAAATGTCTCTTCTCTAAGGGACATAGACCTCAGTTTCAATAACTTAACTTCGGATATACCTGCTAGCATATGGAACTTGCAAAATCTTCTCACACTTGACATTTCCTCAAATTCCTTCACTGGTTCTCTCTCTCCTCTAATAGGAAATCTGAAAGTGGCAACGTCAGTTAACGTGTCAATGAACCAACTGTCAGACGATATTCCCGCTACACTGGGAGATTTGCAAAGCCTAATAGATCTTTCTCTGGCTCATAATAGATTTCGAGGATCCATTCCTGAGTCGATAGGTAACATGTTAAGTTTGGTTTCCCTAGACATTTCCTACAATAACATCTCTGGTGCAATTCCAAAGTCTTTAGAAGCACTAAAGCATCTTGTGTACTTCAATGTTTCTTTCAATCAATTATCAGGAGAGATTCCTACTGATGGTCCTTTTCATAACTTTACTAGTGAATCTTTTATGTCCAACGTTGGATTATGTGGTCCACCGATGTCATCCTGTCGAGAATCAAAGCACAAATCTAAAGTAAAACAAGTACTTCGAGTAGTATTCATTCTCCTAGGAATTGCAGTATTAGTGTCAGCCGTCACCTTCACCTTGATACTGATTAAAAACAGGAGAAAACCCAGGCCTCCAACTGTATCAGATATATCATCTGTTGAAAGACCTCCAAAAATTTCCTATCACGATCTTTTACAGGCAACAAATGGATATAGTGACGAAAATTTTCTCGGTAAGGGAAGTTTCGGTTCTGTTTATAAAGGTGTTATGAGAGACGGGACAATTTTGGCCATAAAGGTATTTAACATGGAATTAGAAGGTGTGTTGAAGACCTTTGATGTTGAATGTGAAGTACTTCGCAATCTTCGCCATAGAAATCTCACGAAGGTAATCAGCAGTTGCTCCAACCAGGATTTCAGGGCCTTAGTGCTCGAATACATGCCCAATGGGAGTCTGGAAAAGTGGCTGCATTCTGATGGATATTTCTTGAATATAATTCAAAGATTGAGCATAATGATCGACGTGGCTAGTGCCTTGGAATATCTTCACCATGGTTACTCCACACCTGTGGTTCACTGCGACTTGAAGCCTAGCAACGTCCTTATAGATGAAAACATGGTTGCCCATGTTAGTGATTTTGGTATTGCAAAATTTTTGGGCGAAGATGGGAGCATAACACACACCAGGACCATGGCTACACTGGGTTACATGGCTCCAG AGTATGGGTTGGAAGGTATGGTTTCCACAAGATGTGATGTGTATAGTTATGGCGTCATGCTGTTGGAAACTTTCACAAGAAAACGGCCTAGTGATGagaagtttgatggagatcTTAACCTCAAGAAGTGGGTAAAGAATTCACAGTCTAATGCACTAAGTCATGTTATTGATGTCGATTTAACAAGACCAAAGGAAGAAAATTTTAACAAGAAATTGAGATGTCTTAATTCCGTCCTGGAATTAGCCTTGAATTGCATGGCAGAATCGCCTGGAGAAAGGATGAACATGAAAGATGTCCTTGCAGAACTAAAGAAAATCAAACTTCAGTTAATGTCAGATTAA
- the LOC140985081 gene encoding uncharacterized protein isoform X1, whose translation MAASFAPVLFLWYLLVNSATARTNITTDQSALLALKTRITSDRYGILKNWTVSSSVCNWIGVTCGASHRRITALNVSSMGLTGTIPPELGNLSFLVSLDMRNNYFSGILPSDLASLRRLRFIRLSYNNFTGGVPFLFGLLPQLRYLSLRNNSFTGLRLFLRSLSNETKLETLDMGFNSIQGELPESISYLRELKALSIEGNHLSGSIPSSIVNLSSLETLILSQNSIQGIIPEGIGNLHNLKWLNLANNQLTGSIPFSIFNISTLELISFTQNNLSGVLPNDMCLQLPSLQGVYLSFNEIHGQIPSTISACSQLQTLSLSNNNFIGTIPPEIVNLEMLDVLYLGFNKFTGPIPSEIGKLRNLQFFAVENNLLSGSIPSSLFNITSLLRLSLAQNKLEGILIEEFGNLTTLMELYLGHNHFTGVIPQRFSELKELAALDLGTNGLSGFVPPDIFNISTLILISLTGNYLSGKLPSNIGNLLPNLEELYLGANNFDGVFPNSISNCSELTTIDLSENKFTGPIPDSLGNLRSLQLLNLETNNFTSESMSPELSFLNSLTNCRQLTELAISYNPLNAILPSSVGNLSSSLHTVYASDCKITGYIPNEIGNLSGLASLYLYGNELSGFIPETLDGLWDLQRLSLGSNRIRGYIPSGLCKLKNLGALYLSQNLLIGSIPECLGNVSSLRDIDLSFNNLTSDIPASIWNLQNLLTLDISSNSFTGSLSPLIGNLKVATSVNVSMNQLSDDIPATLGDLQSLIDLSLAHNRFRGSIPESIGNMLSLVSLDISYNNISGAIPKSLEALKHLVYFNVSFNQLSGEIPTDGPFHNFTSESFMSNVGLCGPPMSSCRESKHKSKVKQVLRVVFILLGIAVLVSAVTFTLILIKNRRKPRPPTVSDISSVERPPKISYHDLLQATNGYSDENFLGKGSFGSVYKGVMRDGTILAIKVFNMELEGVLKTFDVECEVLRNLRHRNLTKVISSCSNQDFRALVLEYMPNGSLEKWLHSDGYFLNIIQRLSIMIDVASALEYLHHGYSTPVVHCDLKPSNVLIDENMVAHVSDFGIAKFLGEDGSITHTRTMATLGYMAPEYGLEGMVSTRCDVYSYGVMLLETFTRKRPSDEKFDGDLNLKKWVKNSQSNALSHVIDVDLTRPKEENFNKKLRCLNSVLELALNCMAESPGERMNMKDVLAELKKIKLQLMSD comes from the exons ATGGCGGCAAGTTTTGCTCCCGTCTTATTCCTGTGGTACTTACTGGTTAACTCGGCCACTGCACGAACCAACATCACTACTGATCAATCAGCTCTCCTTGCCTTAAAAACTCGCATCACCTCAGACCGTTATGGCATCCTGAAGAACTGGACCGTTTCATCTTCAGTTTGTAACTGGATTGGAGTCACTTGTGGTGCTAGCCATCGAAGAATAACTGCACTTAATGTTTCAAGTATGGGTCTTACCGGAACCATCCCTCCCGAACTCGGAAACCTCTCATTTCTTGTTTCCTTAGACATGAGAAACAACTATTTCAGTGGGATTCTGCCGAGTGATTTGGCTAGTCTTCGAAGATTGAGATTCATCCGACTGAGTTACAACAATTTCACCGGGGGAGTTCCATTTTTGTTCGGTTTATTGCCTCAACTTCGATACCTGTCTCTCAGAAACAACAGCTTTACTGGTTTGAGATTATTCCTTCGCTCACTTTCTAATGAAACGAAGCTCGAGACACTGGACATGGGATTTAATTCTATTCAAGGTGAACTCCCTGAATCAATAAGCTATCTTCGTGAACTCAAGGCTTTGAGCATAGAAGGTAACCATCTTTCTGGTTCCATCCCTTCTTCAATAGTGAACTTGTCAAGTTTAGAGACTTTGATTCTGTCTCAAAATTCAATTCAAGGAATCATACCAGAAGGCATAGGGAATCTGCATAATCTGAAATGGTTGAATCTGGCGAATAACCAACTTACGGGTTCTATACCATTCAGCATCTTTAATATCTCAACACTAGAACTTATATCTTTCACACAAAATAACTTATCTGGTGTTCTTCCAAATGATATGTGCCTTCAACTTCCATCACTTCAAGGGGTTTATCTATCTTTCAATGAGATTCATGGCCAAATTCCATCCACTATTTCTGCATGTTCTCAGCTTCAAACCCTGTCATTGTCAAATAATAACTTTATTGGAACCATACCACCCGAAATCGTGAATTTAGAGATGTTGGATGTATTGTATCTTGGCTTCAACAAGTTCACAG GCCCAATTCCATCTGAGATAGGTAAACTTCGTAATCTCCAGTTCTTTGCCGTGGAAAACAACCTTCTTAGTGGCTCTATTCCATCCAGCCTCTTCAACATCACTTCGTTACTGCGTTTGTCATTGGCTCAAAATAAACTCGAGGGAATCTTAATAGAAGAATTTGGGAATCTCACCACGCTTATGGAACTTTATCTTGGCCATAACCACTTCACCG GTGTGATACCTCAAAGGTTTAGTGAACTCAAGGAATTAGCGGCACTGGACTTGGGAACTAATGGATTAAGCGGTTTCGTGCCGCCAGATATATTCAACATTTCCACGTTGATATTGATTTCACTGACTGGAAATTACCTTTCAGGAAAACTTCCATCAAATATTGGTAATCTTCTTCCAAATCTTGAAGAACTTTACCTTGGTGCGAACAACTTTGATGGAGTTTTCCCGAATTCTATCTCAAACTGTTCTGAGCTGACAACTATAGACCTTTCTGAGAATAAATTCACCGGTCCAATCCCAGATTCTCTCGGGAATCTAAGATCCCTACAACTCCTAAACTTGGAGACGAACAACTTTACAAGTGAATCTATGTCTCCTGAATTGAGCTTTCTCAACTCCTTGACGAATTGCAGGCAGTTAACCGAATTGGCTATCAGTTACAATCCACTAAATGCCATTCTTCCTTCATCTGTGGGGAATCTATCTTCTTCCCTGCACACTGTTTATGCTTCTGATTGCAAAATTACGGGCTACATTCCGAACGAAATTGGTAACTTGAGTGGATTGGCATCATTGTATCTTTATGGAAATGAGTTGAGTGGATTTATTCCAGAAACACTAGATGGTTTATGGGACCTTCAGCGATTATCTCTTGGTAGCAATCGAATAAGAGGATACATTCCAAGTGGCTTATGCAAATTAAAGAACCTGGGAGCATTGTACTTGAGCCAAAATTTACTTATAGGCTCAATTCCAGAATGCTTGGGAAATGTCTCTTCTCTAAGGGACATAGACCTCAGTTTCAATAACTTAACTTCGGATATACCTGCTAGCATATGGAACTTGCAAAATCTTCTCACACTTGACATTTCCTCAAATTCCTTCACTGGTTCTCTCTCTCCTCTAATAGGAAATCTGAAAGTGGCAACGTCAGTTAACGTGTCAATGAACCAACTGTCAGACGATATTCCCGCTACACTGGGAGATTTGCAAAGCCTAATAGATCTTTCTCTGGCTCATAATAGATTTCGAGGATCCATTCCTGAGTCGATAGGTAACATGTTAAGTTTGGTTTCCCTAGACATTTCCTACAATAACATCTCTGGTGCAATTCCAAAGTCTTTAGAAGCACTAAAGCATCTTGTGTACTTCAATGTTTCTTTCAATCAATTATCAGGAGAGATTCCTACTGATGGTCCTTTTCATAACTTTACTAGTGAATCTTTTATGTCCAACGTTGGATTATGTGGTCCACCGATGTCATCCTGTCGAGAATCAAAGCACAAATCTAAAGTAAAACAAGTACTTCGAGTAGTATTCATTCTCCTAGGAATTGCAGTATTAGTGTCAGCCGTCACCTTCACCTTGATACTGATTAAAAACAGGAGAAAACCCAGGCCTCCAACTGTATCAGATATATCATCTGTTGAAAGACCTCCAAAAATTTCCTATCACGATCTTTTACAGGCAACAAATGGATATAGTGACGAAAATTTTCTCGGTAAGGGAAGTTTCGGTTCTGTTTATAAAGGTGTTATGAGAGACGGGACAATTTTGGCCATAAAGGTATTTAACATGGAATTAGAAGGTGTGTTGAAGACCTTTGATGTTGAATGTGAAGTACTTCGCAATCTTCGCCATAGAAATCTCACGAAGGTAATCAGCAGTTGCTCCAACCAGGATTTCAGGGCCTTAGTGCTCGAATACATGCCCAATGGGAGTCTGGAAAAGTGGCTGCATTCTGATGGATATTTCTTGAATATAATTCAAAGATTGAGCATAATGATCGACGTGGCTAGTGCCTTGGAATATCTTCACCATGGTTACTCCACACCTGTGGTTCACTGCGACTTGAAGCCTAGCAACGTCCTTATAGATGAAAACATGGTTGCCCATGTTAGTGATTTTGGTATTGCAAAATTTTTGGGCGAAGATGGGAGCATAACACACACCAGGACCATGGCTACACTGGGTTACATGGCTCCAG AGTATGGGTTGGAAGGTATGGTTTCCACAAGATGTGATGTGTATAGTTATGGCGTCATGCTGTTGGAAACTTTCACAAGAAAACGGCCTAGTGATGagaagtttgatggagatcTTAACCTCAAGAAGTGGGTAAAGAATTCACAGTCTAATGCACTAAGTCATGTTATTGATGTCGATTTAACAAGACCAAAGGAAGAAAATTTTAACAAGAAATTGAGATGTCTTAATTCCGTCCTGGAATTAGCCTTGAATTGCATGGCAGAATCGCCTGGAGAAAGGATGAACATGAAAGATGTCCTTGCAGAACTAAAGAAAATCAAACTTCAGTTAATGTCAGATTAA
- the LOC140983927 gene encoding uncharacterized protein: protein MATETSVQRETGYVVLTVAQVVPHVTPRAAAVAVPASHCEKPEKFTGVDFKRFLSEDAPKLTEGEGDVESISAVEAWNHSDFLCRNYVLNGLADLLYNVFCEKKTAKELWESLDRKYKTEDAGAKKFLVGRFLDFEMVDSKPRKRKEMNVEELIVRLCIEEDNKSSERRLFSPITAKANVVEHGQSSKKRTFAFSKRLNLRPKGGISKKKFSGKCYNYDGMGYKASECKKPKRNQEANVVENISQEVSNINLCAIISEVNLVGSNPREWWIDTGVTRHVCSEKEMFATLDESMNEEKIFMGNSATSEIKGQGKVVLKMTSEKN from the exons ATGGCTACTGAAACCAGCGTGCAAAGGGAAACTGGTTATGTTGTCCTTACTGTGGCTCAAGTTGTCCCTCATGTTACCCCACGTGCTGCTGCGGTTGCTGTCCCAGCCAGTCACTGTGAAAAGCCTGAAAAGTTCACTGGTGTGGACTTCAAAAG ATTCTTGTCTGAAGATGCTCCTAAACTCACAGAGGGTGAGGGAGATGTTGAATCTATTAGTGCGGTGGAGGCATGGAATCATTCTGATTTCTTATGTCGAAACTATGTACTAAACGGATTGGCCGATTTGCTCTACAACGTGTTTTGCGAAAAGAAAACGGCTAAAGAACTGTGGGAATCCCTTGACAGAAAGTACAAAACCGAGGATGCCGGGGCCAAGAAGTTTCTTGTTGGCCGTTTTTTGGACTTTgaaatggtggattcaaagccg cgCAAGCGCaaggagatgaatgttgaagagcTCATTGTTCGACTGTGCATCGAGGAAGACAACAAGAGTTCGGAAAGACGATTGTTTTCTCCTATTACTGCTAAAGCAAATGTTGTCGAGCATGGTCAAAGCTCGAAAAAAAGAACATTTGCCTTCTCCAAAAGGTTGAACCTGAGACCCAAAGGAGGCATTTCGAAGAAAAAGTTTTCTGGGAAATGCTACAACTATGATGGTATGGGTTACAAGGCCTCTGAGTGTAAGAAGCCGAAGAGAAACCAAGAGGCGAATGTGGTAGAGAACATTTCTCAGGAGGTTTCGAACATTAATCTCTGTGCTATAATATCAGAAGTTAATCTGGTGGGTTCAAACCCAAGGGAGTGGTGGATCGACACTGGTGTCACTCGTCATGTTTGCTCCGAAAAGGAGATGTTTGCTACTCTTGATGAATCTATGAATGAGGAAAAGATATTCATGGGAAATTCCGCCACTTCTGAAATCAAGGGTCAAGGAAAAGTTGTCTTAAAGATGACATCAGAAAAGAACTGA